From the Pseudomonadota bacterium genome, the window CCGGTATTCGCGACGGTGAAGTCAGAGTCGAAAACGGCGGTGAGATGTTCAACTGCCGCGAAGGGTGGTTTAACCTGATCACCCCGATTCGCCCGAAACCGACCCAGTCAGCCAAATATCCCGAAGAGGCGGGAGCTCCATCTTACCACCTGAAATACGGCTGGAACTTCTGGGGCGTCACCGGCAGTGAATGTGATACCTCGGTGGAAGTTAAGAAAATCTAATGCGAGTTTGATGCCCGCAACCAAAAATTTAATTAGTGCGCCCGCAAATAAGTGCTCTTATCAGAACATTTTCTTGTTTTTCAAACCAGAAAACAACCTGTAAGGCACTAAATAAGATGAAAATATAGGAGGACATTATGTGGGGAATGGTTATTGATCTCAATAAATGTCTCGGCTGTCAATCCTGCACTGTCGCCTGCAAAATGTTGTGGAGCGATCGGGACGGCGCCGATCATATGTGGTTTGCCATGGTGGAAACCCGGCCGGGTACGGGCTACCCGAAGAACTGGGAAGAAAAATCCATCAAAGGACTGCCGATGGCTGAAAGCGATTATGAGGCGGTGCCAAAATTCGATTATCAAAAGCTGCAGAACAATCCCGGCAAGGGGATGCCGAAGGTTCTGGCCAAAATGAAAGGCGGCCCCAACTGGGATGAGGACATCGGCCAGGGTAAAGATGTTACCGATGCCTGGTTCTATTACCTGCCGATCGGCTGCATGCACTGCGAAGATCCTAAATGTATTCCCGCCTGCCCGGAAAAGGCGATCTACAAGCGGGCTGACGGCACAGTGCTCATTGATCCTGAACTCTGTCAGGGAGCGGGGGACTGCGTTGACGCCTGTCCTTACAAACGCATCTTCATCAACAAGAATACCGATAAAGCGGAAAAATGTATCCTCTGCTACCCCCGGGTGGAAAAGGGCATGCCGCCCATCTGCGTTCAGAACTGCCCCGGCAAGGCCCGCTTCTTCGGTGACCTCGACGATCCCGAAAGCCCGGTATACGAGCTGGTCAAAAAATTCAAGGCCGTACCCCTGCATCCAGAATTCGGCACCAAACCGCAGATCTTCTATATCCCGCCGGTCTTCGGCCCGAACGCCATCGACAGCCAGGGTAATGAACATGGTCAACGCGAAGATGACGCCTACCTGAAAAAACAGTTCAGCCCGGTGATCAACCAGGTTAAAGCCACCATGGAAAAGGAACGTAGCAAGCCAAAATCTGAATTGATGGATGTTTTGTGCGCCTATCCGACCTGGAAAATCTAAAACAATCGTAGGAGCAACCCCTTGTGGTTGCCCGAGACAACACTATTACTCACGGTAACGGGCAAACACAGGGGCTTGTTCGTTACCGTGGTTACGAAATAAGGAGATTTTTCATGACCAAAAGTCAGGATATCGCCAGAAGCGCCATCTACAAATATCTTTCCCTGGCTGTCGACTACCCGGTGGAAGAAAACGCCGAAAGCCTCAGCAGCGGGGTGTTTTTTACCGAAACCGCCGCCCAGCTGGAAAAACTGCCGGCGGCATACCAGGCTCTGACTGGAAAGTTATCCATTCTGCAAAAGGAACTGGGCGGTTTTGCCCAGCTGGAAGACCTGCAGGTCACCTATACTTCCCATTTTGACCTGGCAGTCAACAAGCCATCGTTTTCCCTCTATGAATCAGCTACGATCATGCCGGAGGTCAAAGCGGAGAAAACCGCCGCTTTCCTCGCCGACCTCGAATCACTTTACGGCCGGCAGGGAATTACCTTAAGCGATCGCGACATGCCAGACCACCTGGCTACCGAACTGGAGTTCATGCATTTTCTCTGCAGCCGGAATCAGGCTGAGCAACAAGCCGATTTTCTGGCGCGCCACCTGGTTAATTGGGTTCCCCAGCTGGCACAGTCATTTTTAAAACATAAGATGATCCCTTTTTACGCCCGCTTGGTCATGCTGATCGCCCACTACGTGGAAATTGACCACGAACATATCACTCCAGCACTTGCCGCCACAAGTAAATCCAACTGAAAGGACTTGACATGAAAACATTATTACGAACAACAACCAGAATATTCACCCTCGCCATTATCGTCTGTATAGCCATGGGCTTCAGTTATCTCCCCAAGGCCAATTGCGCCTCCATTATTGATGAAGTGACGGAAGTTTTGAAAAGCGGTACTCCCACCTTAGAGTTGCGGCTGGGATATGAATATTCCGACCTCCAGGACAACCACAAAGACTCGGCTAAAGCCCTCAATCTGCGCACCAGGGTTGGCTATCGCACCGGAGAATACCTGAACAGCAGCGTTTACATTCAACTTCACGACCTCACCACGCTAGCGGATCATTACGCCCCCGAAGATACCGATTACGATGTCATTGCCGATCCCGAGGGCAACCGGGTTCACCAGGTTTTTCTGGATTTCAAGGGGCTTCCCGATACCACCCTGCGCCTGGGACGCCAGGAAATTATTCTTAATGATTCCAGACTGATCGGCAATATCGGCTGGCGGCAGAACGGCCAGTCCTTTGACGCCGTCTCCCTGACCAACACGTCAATCAAAGACTTGAAACTCTATGGCGCCTATGTCAACCAAGTCAACACCATCCTCCTTGATTATGTCGACCTGGACGCTCTGGTCCTCCTCAATGCCAAATATACCGGAATTAAAGGGTTGAACATCACCGGCTTCTGCTATCTCCTAGATACGAAAAGCGATGCCGACAGCGCCCGTGACTCAGCCACCTATGGTTTGCGCCTCAACGGCAAGATTGCCGTTTTTGATTATGATCTTACCGGCGCCTACCAGAGTGACTTCGCCGACGGAGAGGATCACGACGGCTATATGATCAATACCGGCATTGGTTACACCATCGCCAAAATCCGCTTTGGCGCCGGCTACCATTATATCTCAGGGCTGGATGGCGATGACCGGCCGTTCGATACCCTGTTCAGCACCGCCCACAAATTCAACGGCTGGGCCGATGTTTTTCTGTCCACCAACGGCGGCAAGCTGAAAAACGGTCTGGAAGATTATTTTGTTGAAGCGGGAACCAAGCTCATGGGCGTGAAGCTGAAAGCCGTTTATCACTATTTCGATACCACCGACGATGATTACAACAACTTTGACGACCAATACGGTGATGAGATCGACCTCCTGCTGGTCAAAAAAATCAACAAAAACCTTACCGGGCTGCTGAAGTATTCCCATTACAACGAGATGGATCATTCAGCCAGCTACACCAACGTGGTGGGCGGCCATGACGAAGATGTCTTCTGGGCCCGCTTGACATACAAGTTCTAATCTCCAAAATAGTCAGCAACCATATAAATCTCCATCTTAGTAACCTCAGATGGAGATTTTAATTAGGGACACTCCCCAGATTTTAATTAGGGACACTCCCCATATTCCCTACTTCTTTGGATTTTAATTAGGGACACTCCCCATATTCCCTACTTCTTTGGAGGTCGACCTGGCTTTTTCGGTCGTAGAGACTTGCCAAGTCTGAATTCCATCTCGTCAATAAATGTTTCCGACCCAAAAGGCCGCNNNNNNNNNNNNNNNNNNNNNNNNNNNNNNNNNNNNNNNNNNNNNNNNNNNNNNNNNNNNNNNNNNNNNNNNNNNNNNNNNNNNNNNNNNNNNNNNNNNNGATTTTAATTAGGGACACTCCCCATATTCCCTACTTCTTTGGAGGTCGACCTGGCTTTTTCGGTCGTAGAGACTTGCCAAGTCTGAATTCCATCTCGTCAATAAATGTTTCCGACCCAAAAGGCCGCCCGGTTGCGGTTGCTCTGCGGATGGCATTATCCGTTCCAGTATCGACATTTTTTACAAAGTTTACATAGGATTCAAGATCACCCGAGCCAAGCCAGGATAGTTCGGACAACAATGAGTCATCCGTCCCCAGCAAATGAGCTTTGGCACTGGACCATGGATATTCTTCTGCCCTATCAACCAAACCGGCGTTTACAGGATTACATTCAATATACCGGGCAACCGCCCATAGATATTTGTTATTTTCAACGATACAAGAAAAAAAACGGTTTTGCCAGATGCGCCCGGATTGCCTCAGCTTACGATTTAGATACTGAGTATAAACCTGATTTGTCAGACCGATTCCACGCGCCAGAGATTGCTCGCTTTCCGGCACAGCTAACAAATGCAGGTGATTATCCATCAGGCAGTATGCCCAGATTTTCATGGAGTATTTCTGTGCATATTGCGACAAGAGTTTCAGGTAGGTTTGACGATCATCGTCATCAAAAAAGACATCTGAGCGGTTATTGCCCCGCTGGGTAATATGGTGGGGATAACCGGGAGCTATAATGCGGGCGATTCTCGGCATGTGGGAATGATACGACAGAAGGACGAATAGTGCAAGAAAAAATATGGGAAGTGTCCCTATTTTTCCTATTTTTCCGTCCCTATTTTTCCGACTTTACAGCCCACCAAACACAAATTCCGCAGCCACCTTGATCTAAGTCAATGCTTTCTCTTATGCTATGCAGTAGTTTAAACCCAAGCTGAAGCCAAAGGAGAAAATGCAAATGGAATGGCAGCCTGAAGCTGAAAAGAAATTATCCCGCAGTCCTTTTTTCATCCGTAAAAAGATACGTGCCATGGTTGAGGCGGAAGCAAACCGCCAGCAGGCAGCCATCGTTACGGTCAAACACCTGGAGGAGTGCCGGCACAATTTCCTCTCTGGAAAACAACAGAACCAGCTGCAACTGCCGGGGTACAGTATCGAAACCTGCATGGGCAGCGATGGCTGTCCATACAACCTTATTGATGACTATCAACTGGTTAAACAGCTGGAAACGCTACTGGCCGGCCGCGACCTGCCCACTTTTTTCCGGCAGAAAATCAAGGGACCACTCAAATTCCATCACCAGTTCAGCATAGTTATCGCCGGCTGCCCCAATGCCTGTTCCCGCCCCCAGATCGCTGACCTTGGCATCATCAGCATTTCTCAACCACAGATTACCGAAGAACCATGCAGTGGCTGTGGCACTTGTGTGGAGAACTGCCCTGATCAGGCAATCACCCTGGATAAAGATGGTCTGAGCCCAACCATTTCCACCCCACCCTGTCTTTCCTGCGGCCAGTGCATCACCGTTTGTCCCACCGGCACCATCAGTGAATCCATTCGGGGATTTCGCCTCCTGGTGGGCGGCAAACTGGGACGACATCCCCAGCTGGGTCAGAAATTGCCCGGCATCTACTCAGCCAGTGAAACTCTGGTTATGACTAAAAAATGTCTGGATATTTTCCAGCAACATAATCAACATGGCGAACGGTTCGGCGAGGTGCTTAAGCACACCGATACCGACCTCAGAATTTCCGGAAAATAATTTTTAAAAAAATCTTGTTCTCTTGACTTAAGTCATGGATATGAAGTTGACGAAACGATATAAACAGGATTATATTAATAAAGAATAGACAACAACCCCATACGGGAAAGGAGATCACCATGTTTTGTTTTCAATGTCAGGAAACAGCCAAAAACCAGGGCTGCACCATCAAGGGCGTCTGTGGTAAACCGGAAGAGACCGCTAACCTGCAGGACCTTTTAATTCATGTATTAAAAGGAATCGCCGTCTACGGCGACAAGTTAAAAGAGTTTAATGTCCTGGATAAGGAAACCAGCCTGTTTGTGGCTAAAGCCCTGTTTGCCACTATTACCAACGCCGGCTGGGACGATGACCGTTTCGTCGCCATGATTAAAGAGGGCTTGAAGCGCCGGGATCAGTTGCGGGACAAATTTCTGGCAGCTTATAAGGAAAAAAACAGCAAGGAATTTGCTGAAGCTTTGCCGGATGCGGCCACCTGGTTTGCCGATAATCCGGCTGAATTTGCTGAAAAAGCCAAAACAGTCGGCGTTCTGGCCACTGAAAATGAGGATGTGAGATCTTTACGGGAGCTGTTGATCATCGGCCTCAAGGGGGTCGCCGCCTATGCCGACCACGCCGCCATCCTGGGATTTGAGCAGGACGATATCTATCAGTTCATCATGGAAGCAATGGCCTCCACCACCAAAGACTTGTCAGTAGACGAAATGGTCGGGCTGGTGATGAAAGCCGGGGAAACGGCAGTCAATACCATGGCCCTGCTGGACAAGGCCAACACTTCAACCTATGGTCATCCGGAGATTTCCGAGGTCAATATAGGGGTGCGCGGCAATCCCGGCATTCTGATCAGCGGCCATGATCTGAAAGATATGGAAGAGCTGCTCAAACAGACCGAGGGTACCGGCATCGATGTCTATACCCACGGTGAAATGCTACCGGCCAACTACTATCCGGCTTTCAAAAAGTATGATCATTTCGTCGGCAATTATGGCAGCTCCTGGTGGCACCAGAACAAGGAATTCGAATCTTTCAACGGGCCAATCCTGCTGACCACCAACTGCCTGGTACCACTGAAAAAAGAAAACACCTATCTGGACCGGCTGTTCACCACCGGTGTCGTCAGTTATGTGGGAGCTAGCCATGTTCCTGACCGAGCCGCCGGCGGCACCAAAGATTTTTCCGCGCTCATCGAACGGGCCAAGCAATGCGGCGCGCCGACCGAAATCGAAACCGGCACCATAGTCGGCGGTTTCGCCCATAACCAGGTACTCGCCCTGGCCGATAAGGTTGTGGAGGCAGTCAAAGCCGGCGCTGTCAAGCGTTTCGTGGTCATGGCCGGCTGCGACGGTCGCCAGAAATCCAGAAGCTACTATACGGAAGTGGCTGAAAAACTGCCCAAGGACACGATCATCCTGACCGCCGGCTGTGCCAAATACCGCTACAACAAGCTGAATCTTGGCGACATCGGCGGTATCCCCCGCGTCCTTGATGCCGGGCAGTGCAACGACTGTTATTCCCTGGCGGTCATCGCCCTGAAACTGAAAGAAGTTTTCGGCCTTGACGACATCAATGATCTGCCTATTTCATACGACATCGCCTGGTACGAGCAGAAGGCAGTTGCCGTCCTGCTGGCGCTCTTGTTTCTCGGCGTCAAGGGCATCCGCTTGGGGCCAACCCTGCCGGCCTTTCTTTCTCCGGCAGTGGTCAAGGTTCTGGTGGAAAATTTCAATATCAAAGCTATTGACACGGTGGGAACAGACATCGCCGCGATGATGAAAGGCGAATAATCCATTATTAACCACAGCCCGGCGGCCATCTATCGGCCGCCGGGGGTATTAGGAGACGAGCATGAAGTGCCCCGGCCAGGATACCCGTTACTGGAAACACGATGCCATTTTTGATGTTCCCTGCCCCAACTGCGGCCAGATGCTGGAATTTTTTAAGGACCAGACCACTATCCGCTGCAAAGGCTGCGGCAAACAGATTATCAATCCAAAAATGGATTTTGGCTGTGCCTCCTATTGCCAGTATGCTGAACAGTGTCTGGGAGAGCTGCCACCGGAGCTGCTGGCCAAACGGGATGATCTCCTGAAAGATCGGGTAGCCATCCAGATTAAAAATTACTTCAAAAAGGATTTCAAACGTATCGGCCATACCACCAAGGTTGCCAGATACGCGGGAAAAATAGTTCAGCCGGAAGGTGGCGTTCCTGCCATTGTCCTTTGCGCTGCTTACTTGCTGGACATCGGCGCCAAGGAAGCGGAACAGAAATATGGTGATGCCAGTGACGCCCACCTGGAAACAGAAGGACCGGCGGTAGCCCGCAAGATGCTCACCGACCTGAAAGCTAAAGAACCGATCATAGATGAAGTATGTGATATTATAGGTCACCGGCAGCCACGGGCGGAAGAAACCGTTAATTACCGGTGCGTTTATGATGCCGAACAGCTGGTCAAGCTGATGGAAGCCCAGAAAGAAGAACAACTGGCCGCGGAGGCCCTGGAAGCTCTGATCGATAAAAACATGATGACCGAAACCGGACGGCAGTTAGCCAAAACCATTTTGCTGGCTGATAAATAATCACCCCTCAGTCTTTATGGAGAGAGAAAAATGAAAGTTTTACGAAAAATCATCGAAATAAATGAGGATCTTTGCGACGGCTGCGGCGTCTGTGTGCCGGCCTGTGAAGAAGGGGCCATCCAGATTATTGACGGCAAAGCCCGGGTAGTAGCGGAAAAATATTGTGATGGTCTGGGAGCCTG encodes:
- a CDS encoding 4Fe-4S dicluster domain-containing protein is translated as MWGMVIDLNKCLGCQSCTVACKMLWSDRDGADHMWFAMVETRPGTGYPKNWEEKSIKGLPMAESDYEAVPKFDYQKLQNNPGKGMPKVLAKMKGGPNWDEDIGQGKDVTDAWFYYLPIGCMHCEDPKCIPACPEKAIYKRADGTVLIDPELCQGAGDCVDACPYKRIFINKNTDKAEKCILCYPRVEKGMPPICVQNCPGKARFFGDLDDPESPVYELVKKFKAVPLHPEFGTKPQIFYIPPVFGPNAIDSQGNEHGQREDDAYLKKQFSPVINQVKATMEKERSKPKSELMDVLCAYPTWKI
- a CDS encoding molecular chaperone TorD family protein, with amino-acid sequence MTKSQDIARSAIYKYLSLAVDYPVEENAESLSSGVFFTETAAQLEKLPAAYQALTGKLSILQKELGGFAQLEDLQVTYTSHFDLAVNKPSFSLYESATIMPEVKAEKTAAFLADLESLYGRQGITLSDRDMPDHLATELEFMHFLCSRNQAEQQADFLARHLVNWVPQLAQSFLKHKMIPFYARLVMLIAHYVEIDHEHITPALAATSKSN
- a CDS encoding alginate export family protein is translated as MKTLLRTTTRIFTLAIIVCIAMGFSYLPKANCASIIDEVTEVLKSGTPTLELRLGYEYSDLQDNHKDSAKALNLRTRVGYRTGEYLNSSVYIQLHDLTTLADHYAPEDTDYDVIADPEGNRVHQVFLDFKGLPDTTLRLGRQEIILNDSRLIGNIGWRQNGQSFDAVSLTNTSIKDLKLYGAYVNQVNTILLDYVDLDALVLLNAKYTGIKGLNITGFCYLLDTKSDADSARDSATYGLRLNGKIAVFDYDLTGAYQSDFADGEDHDGYMINTGIGYTIAKIRFGAGYHYISGLDGDDRPFDTLFSTAHKFNGWADVFLSTNGGKLKNGLEDYFVEAGTKLMGVKLKAVYHYFDTTDDDYNNFDDQYGDEIDLLLVKKINKNLTGLLKYSHYNEMDHSASYTNVVGGHDEDVFWARLTYKF
- a CDS encoding transposase is translated as MPRIARIIAPGYPHHITQRGNNRSDVFFDDDDRQTYLKLLSQYAQKYSMKIWAYCLMDNHLHLLAVPESEQSLARGIGLTNQVYTQYLNRKLRQSGRIWQNRFFSCIVENNKYLWAVARYIECNPVNAGLVDRAEEYPWSSAKAHLLGTDDSLLSELSWLGSGDLESYVNFVKNVDTGTDNAIRRATATGRPFGSETFIDEMEFRLGKSLRPKKPGRPPKK
- a CDS encoding 4Fe-4S binding protein, with protein sequence MEWQPEAEKKLSRSPFFIRKKIRAMVEAEANRQQAAIVTVKHLEECRHNFLSGKQQNQLQLPGYSIETCMGSDGCPYNLIDDYQLVKQLETLLAGRDLPTFFRQKIKGPLKFHHQFSIVIAGCPNACSRPQIADLGIISISQPQITEEPCSGCGTCVENCPDQAITLDKDGLSPTISTPPCLSCGQCITVCPTGTISESIRGFRLLVGGKLGRHPQLGQKLPGIYSASETLVMTKKCLDIFQQHNQHGERFGEVLKHTDTDLRISGK
- the hcp gene encoding hydroxylamine reductase, translating into MFCFQCQETAKNQGCTIKGVCGKPEETANLQDLLIHVLKGIAVYGDKLKEFNVLDKETSLFVAKALFATITNAGWDDDRFVAMIKEGLKRRDQLRDKFLAAYKEKNSKEFAEALPDAATWFADNPAEFAEKAKTVGVLATENEDVRSLRELLIIGLKGVAAYADHAAILGFEQDDIYQFIMEAMASTTKDLSVDEMVGLVMKAGETAVNTMALLDKANTSTYGHPEISEVNIGVRGNPGILISGHDLKDMEELLKQTEGTGIDVYTHGEMLPANYYPAFKKYDHFVGNYGSSWWHQNKEFESFNGPILLTTNCLVPLKKENTYLDRLFTTGVVSYVGASHVPDRAAGGTKDFSALIERAKQCGAPTEIETGTIVGGFAHNQVLALADKVVEAVKAGAVKRFVVMAGCDGRQKSRSYYTEVAEKLPKDTIILTAGCAKYRYNKLNLGDIGGIPRVLDAGQCNDCYSLAVIALKLKEVFGLDDINDLPISYDIAWYEQKAVAVLLALLFLGVKGIRLGPTLPAFLSPAVVKVLVENFNIKAIDTVGTDIAAMMKGE
- a CDS encoding phosphohydrolase, yielding MKCPGQDTRYWKHDAIFDVPCPNCGQMLEFFKDQTTIRCKGCGKQIINPKMDFGCASYCQYAEQCLGELPPELLAKRDDLLKDRVAIQIKNYFKKDFKRIGHTTKVARYAGKIVQPEGGVPAIVLCAAYLLDIGAKEAEQKYGDASDAHLETEGPAVARKMLTDLKAKEPIIDEVCDIIGHRQPRAEETVNYRCVYDAEQLVKLMEAQKEEQLAAEALEALIDKNMMTETGRQLAKTILLADK